One stretch of Arachis duranensis cultivar V14167 chromosome 1, aradu.V14167.gnm2.J7QH, whole genome shotgun sequence DNA includes these proteins:
- the LOC107465467 gene encoding NAD(P)H dehydrogenase (quinone) FQR1-like — translation MPPATTVQQCGHRPLAPQPPPHTAAITASSTAAATSALTCKPIGLSYRTGLLGGGQETTPLTAITMLAHHEMIYVPIRYTFHHCMFEMEEVKGGSPYGAGTYAGDVTRQVSKIELLQAFHQKNIFATITKKLKDAA, via the exons ATGCCACCGGCAACCACCGTCCAACAATGCGGGCATCGTCCTCTCGCGCCGCAGCCACCTCCACACACTGCTGCCATCACGGCTTCTTCCACCGCCGCAGCAACCTCCGCCTTGACGT GCAAGCCTATTGGACTCTCCTACCGCACTGGTTTGTTAGGCGGTGGACAAGAAACAACACC CCTTACTGCTATAACAATGCTGGCACATCATGAAATGATATATGTTCCCATCAGATACACGTTTCACCATTGCATGTTCGAGATGGAAGAAGTGAAAGGTGGAAGCCCTTATGGAGCAGGGACTTATGCTGGTGATGTAACAAGACAGGTTTCTAAGATTGAATTGCTGCAAGCATTCCaccagaaaaatatttttgccaCCATTACCAAGAAGCTCAAGGATGCTGCATAA
- the LOC107465475 gene encoding uncharacterized protein LOC107465475 translates to MDDRVRLKVYYDGHILLQTSEEVKFVCDNPLDIVIPFTLSFEELKGIICEKMDFEISRRVSCILYRYPISVFGGFVQFQTKYVTDEVSMQEMFSVYLESRSRMTFIELYIEFEQSAADRDIELEEYNSDSEEDFESNYEVVDPGGNEDEADEAMVADVADVANALANQQPFVEPSFMRSLDLDAMHAPEYPQYLNAGQILKTRQTGSAGTTGADIGTGLVGSTGPDCLPRPDRPVRPDRTSRSNRTCRSITELPLMPDGEFTVGMEFSSREAVIKAMKDYTIRRGVDYRVHESEPTTFYAKCTQYGAGCDWLIRVSKMSRKFCWEIRRYNGSHTCTRATISQDHSKLDSNTVAEAIKPLVEVDPSIRVKSVIAEVQSKFNYTISYRKAWLAKQKAVESIFGGWEASYEALPIWFEAMCHKEQHAVVHFETMPAYQGDDLVPHWNRTVNAALYDTPRGIITHTRVNRKSPSGCTRGSVLSWSRIQ, encoded by the exons ATGGATGATAGAGTAAGGTTAAAAGTATATTATGATGGCCATATTTTATTACAAACATCAGAAGAAGTGAAATTTGTGTGTGATAATCCGTTAGATATTGTTATTCCATTCACATTGTCATTTGAAGAATTAAAAGGGATCATATGTGAGAAGATGGATTTTGAAATATCTAGGAGAGTGTCGTGTATTCTGTACAGATATCCTATATCTGTCTTTGGTGGGTTCGTGCAATTTCAAACGAAATACGTGACCGACGAGGTGAGCATGCAAGAAATGTTTTCAGTGTATCTTGAAAGTCGGTCGCGAATGACGTTTATCGAATTGTATATCGAGTTCGAGCAATCTGCAGCGGACCGagatattgaattggaagagtACAACAGTGATAGTGAAGAAGACTTCGAAAGTAACTACGAGGTCGTTGATCCAGGTGGAAACGAAGATGAAGCTGACGAGGCTATGGTGGCAGATGTAGCGGACGTGGCAAATGCACTAGCAAATCAGCAGCCGTTTGTGGAGCCAAGTTTCATGCGGTCGTTGGATTTGGATGCCATGCATGCACCGGAGTATCCTCAATATTTAAATGCAG GACAAATACTTAAGACAAGG CAAACTGGCTCGGCCGGTACTACCGGGGCAGACATTGGGACAGGGTTGGTTGGTTCGACCGGACCGGACTGTTTGCCCagaccggaccggccggttcgaccaGACCGGACCTCTCGGTCTAACCGGACCTGCCGGTCTATAA CAGAGCTTCCCCTTATGCCGGATGGTGAATTTACTGTGGGGATGGAATTCAGTTCTAGGGAGGCAGTAATTAAGGCGATGAAAGATTATACAATCCGCAGAGGTGTGGATTATCGGGTGCATGAGTCAGAGCCGACGACATTCTATGCTAAATGCACCCAGTATGGTGCAGGATGTGATTGGCTGATAAGGGTGAGCAAAATGTCCAGAAAGTTCTGTTGGGAGATAAGGAGGTACAACGGTAGTCACACCTGTACTAGGGCCACCATTTCTCAAGATCATTCGAAGCTAGATTCCAACACAGTTGCAGAAGCAATAAAGCCGTTGGTAGAAGTTGACCCGTCTATTAGGGTGAAATCAGTGATTGCGGAAGTACAGTCAAAGTTTAACTACACCATTAGTTATCGCAAAGCATGGTTGGCTAAACAGAAGGCAGTGGAGTCAATTTTCGGAGGGTGGGAAGCTTCGTACGAAGCCTTGCCGATATGGTTTGAGGCCATGTGTCACAAGGAGCAACACGCAGTTGTTCATTTTGAAACAATGCCTGCGTACCAGGGAGATGACTTGGTTCCTCATTGGAACAGGACGGTCAACGCCGCTCTGTATGATACCCCTCGTGGCATCATCACTCATACCAGAGTCAACAGAAAATCTCCCTCCGGATGTACCAGAGGAAGTGTGCTATCGTGGTCTCGTATCCAATGA
- the LOC107465320 gene encoding dual specificity protein phosphatase 1, whose protein sequence is MATSSVVDEFDESMKKQISSLLRVMSLVKSFKEDNTPCKIDEGLFLGSVGTAANKNALKSLNVTHILTVAGKLPPTNPGDFVYKVINVADRDDVDLKQYFNQCFDFIEDAKMHGGGVLVHCFAGKSRSVTVVVAYLMKTRGMSLSEALQHVKSRRPLASPNPGFIRQLEDFEKSLQVTN, encoded by the exons ATGGCCACTTCTTCGGTTGTGGATGAATTTGATGAATCCATGAAGAAACAGATATCATCCCTTTTGCGGGTTATGAGTTTAGTTAAATCCTTCAAAGAGGATAACACGCCTTGCAAAATTGACGAG GGTTTGTTTTTAGGTTCCGTTGGCACTGCAGCTAACAAGAATGCATTGAAAAGCTTGAATGTTACTCACATTCTGACTGTTGCTGGTAAACTGCCACCTACAAATCCTGGGGATTTTGTCTACAAAGTTATCAACG TTGCTGACAGAGATGACGTTGACTTGAAACAATACTTCAATCAGtgctttgattttattgaggATGCCAAAATGCATGGTGGAGGTGTTTTGGTTCACTGTTTTGCAGGAAAATCAAGGAG TGTGACTGTGGTTGTTGCGTATCTGATGAAGACTCGTGGAATGAGCTTATCAGAAGCTCTGCAGCATGTAAAGAGTAGACGACCACTGGCATCTCCAAATCCTGGATTCATCCGTCAGCTGGAAGACTTTGAAAAATCGCTTCAAG TTACAAATTGA